Within Vicia villosa cultivar HV-30 ecotype Madison, WI linkage group LG1, Vvil1.0, whole genome shotgun sequence, the genomic segment GTGCTAACACTTGATATTGTTCatctactttatttatttttttcagttaaaaaaggaaaaattagaacaTATCTTTTGTGTCTCTTTGCTATTATTTGCTGGGATTTTTTTTGTTCTCTTGAGAAGACACTTTTGCAATAATCAACCAATAGACACTTTTTTGTTCTCTCAAGCTTTTTTCTTCCAATCGTCTCTCATAAAATCGTATTGGGGGTGAAGCAATTTTGATCGTTGATTATTTAAATAATCATGTGTCATCTCGTATTATAAGTAATCTTACTCATGTTCAGTTTATAATCTcacttttccttcttctttttatGTTGCATGATCTCGAATCTCGAATATTTAGTTGTGTAGCTTTTGTCCATGTCCAGAAGCAAAAACAAACTAAGTTAGAGTATCGTGTACTTAGATGCATCTTTTTGGGTTATCATCCTAACATAAGAGGGTacaaatattttcatcatcctatGTTGCAGGGTTTTGAATCTCAAATATTTGGTTGTGTAGCTTTTGTCCATGTCCATAAGCaatttcttttttgcttctatgtTTTAGGGTCTCGAAAGTATTTTTGTGTGTGTAGATTTTGTCCATGTCCATAAGCAAAACCTAACTAAGTTGAACTCTCGTGCACTTAGACATGTCTTTGTGGGTTATCCTCATAACATAATAGGGTACAAATGTTATCACCCTTTTAGTTGTAAGTACTTTGTTTTTAAAGATGTCACATTTCACAAAAATGTGTCTTATTTCACTCGTCATAAGTTTCAGAGGGGTTATAAATGACCCAGACTCTAAGTTTGAGTTTATGATCCTCAACAATAACTTTTCTAAAACACAAGAGTCTATTTCTAAACCTGATCGAGTTATCGCCTATTATGAATGAACCTACTCCTAGTCATAGTCTAGAATCTAGATATTGTCAATTTTTTGTTCCTTCTTTGTCTTCTTTTTGCATGAACTAACATCTTCAGAACCAATAATAGTGTATTAGAGAAAATATAAATTCAATATGCTTTAATATCtattagaaaaaatattttaatatatttcaaaCCTCTTATTCCCTTAATGAGTTTcatactaataaaataaaataactaaaaatatactaacaaaataaaataactataaatattattatttaatatctaATATTTACAATAAGTTTTTATAATGGTCTTGGACTTATACTAAGAGTTTACAAAAAATTCATAACTAACTACACTTTATCCTAACATAACAAGAAATTAGTTATTCATGGTTATCGTTATAGCAGCTTTATAAAGAGATGATATGAAGATGAGAATGTGTCCAAAATTGATGATTCAAGCTTCAAATTCTCCTCCACCATGCCTTACTTTATTTCTCTCTTGATTCTCAATGTGTTTTTAGTTTTCCCCCCACACCAGAACTTTACTAATAAAACCTCAATCTCATCACAACAACTTTTAAGGAACTTGTAGCAACTCATGATATAATTGGGAATAGCTTTATTAACAACTTTTATGAGGACCTCCTTACCTCCCAGTCACAAAAAAACCTTCCTTCCACCCTTTTACTTTCTTCCTAACACGCTTCACAACAAGTGAGAAAACTTTCTAAAACTACGACTCATTGGGCTCTTCCAGGCGAGTGATCTTCCGCATATTGTTAAGGAATTTTAGCGGATCATGTTCCTGCATATATGGCTTAATAAGAatgattcaaacaaacaaaatttaataataaaacaaacataGGTTTAAAAGATTAATTCCAACTAAATTTGACCTCTCCGTCTCAGAAATATCTGGCAACATGGTCTGGATAAAGAGGCAGCAGTGATAAGTCTGACCGGCCTCCTTCAAAATTCCGAGGTGCCTCAGGTGCCTGAGCCTAGGTTTTGAATTGAGTTTGTGTGAGTGAGGAAAAGGATGGGGCTCTGGCGTGTATTTGAACAAATAGAGTCTGAAGATGCATCTACGTAaatctttcggagatgcatctctagaaTAACTTTGAGTGAAATTAGGTCATGGGCAAGAATTGTATTGATGTTGGGTGCGTCCAGAGATGCATCTCGTAATGTATAGGTAGATGTATCTTCGGTAAGTTCTTTCCACTGATTCAGAATCTGGTTCAACATTGTGTTAAATTTAATGCGTTTGAAAATGTATTTCTAAAATCTGAGAGTATATAAGTATTTTCACTAGGtgcaataaaaaattaaaaaacaaacaaacaaagataTGAGAATTTATCTTACCACCTCCAAGTAGGGCGTTTTTACCAAATTATCCCTGTAAAATacatgattttttaaaaaatttcggtACCATACCGGAGATTTTGTTGGATTTACCAATTTACCGTGTCTGATGCTACATaccggaaatttaaaattttcggtatgagatatttcaaatttccggtatttAGCAGCAGTTAAAATTAATACCGGAAATTTGAAATATCTAGTACCGAAAAAAATACCCGATATTTTTCAAATTCCCCTGTGTGACTTCAGTTCATAAAATTATCGGCAATTTAAAATTTCCAGTATATGAaaaataccgaaaatttcaaattttcgatAAATGGATATcgaaattttgtgaaaaaacaaAGAATTTTCGGTATCAGTTAAAaagatatatcataaatttgCTCTATGGTACCGAAAATTtgcttttggatgatttttgccacagttgtttttttaaaaaaaataaaaattttgaataaataatatcaggACCATTTTGGGAATAATGTAAAATTGGGGGTGGCATTTATAATTCTCCAAAGATATCTATGAAATGATTTAATCGCCCCAATGAGGTGTGCCTATTAGAAAAAATGATCGGAATGACATGAAACGAACGGACAAGATGATTTCACCACACAATAAGCTCCTGCTACTTCTCACACCCTATAATCCCATTTTCTGGGCGCAACTCTTTCTTCCTCCATCATTCATTCCCATTACCCCCACCCTAATTTCAAAAcctatttctctcttctcttctcttcaagGTACAAAAAAAACCCATTCTCTCTCTTTATCTTCATGCTCTATCattctatttttcttcttctcttgtttCCAAATCCCACGCTCTTACAATTCCTTTGTCAATGCATTCATATATTAATCGAAAAATTGCTTATAATCTGCTTAATTAGCTGATTATGCTTAATAATCACTTTTTTTAACAGGTTTATCTCAAAATCGATTTTGAATTCAACGTGATTTTATGGGGAATGTACTCGGTGCGAACAATACCAAGGCTCGTGGGAGTGTTTTACCCAGCGAGGTTTTGCCAGGTGAGGCATGCAAGAGACAGAGATTGTTATCAACTTCTTATGAGGATAACCCTAGACTGATTCCTTCTCTTCCTGATGAGATATCAGTTCAGATTCTAGCTAGGGTTCCTCGAATTTGTTACTTGAATCTCAAGTCAGTTTCTCGAGCTTGGAAAGCGGCTCTCGCGAGTTCGGATGTTTTTTGTTTGAGAAAAGAACTTGGAACGGAAGAGGAGTGGTTGTATGTGTTGACGAAAGCGAATGATGAGAGGCTTTTATGGTATGCGTTGGATCCGATTTCAGGAAGATGGCAAAGGTTACCTCCAATGCCGAATGTTTTCGTTGAAGATGAAGGTAAAAAGGGTTTGGCGGCTCTTCCGCGTCGGATGTGGAGTATGTTGGGTTCGAGTGTTAGAATTGCGGATGTTTTTATGAATTGGCTTAGAAGGAGAGACGCGTTGGATCGGATGCCGTTTTGTGGTTGCTCTATTGGGGCTGTTGGTGGTTGCATTTATGCTTTGGGAGGGTTTTCTAAAGCTTCGGCTATGAACTCGGTATGGAGATATGATCCTGTTAAAAATGGTTGGACTGAGGTTAGTCCGATGTTGGTTGGTAGAGCGTACAGCAAGACGGGTATATTGAAGGGTAAGCTTTATGTTGTTGGAGGGGTTACTAGGGGTCGCGGTGGATTGAATCCCCTACAATCTGCAGAAGTTTATGATCCGAACACCGGTATATGGTCCCAATTACCAAACATGCCTTTTACAAAAGCTCAGGTGCTACCGACAGCTTTTCTGGCTGACTTGTTAAAGCCTATTGCGACGGGAATGACTTCATATAGAGGAAGGTTGTTTGTTCCTCAGAGTTTGTATTGTTGGCCGTTtttcgttgatgttggaggagaAGTTTATGATCCGGATATAAATTCTTGGGTTGAAATGCCGGTTGGGATGGGTGACGGTTGGCCTGCGAGGCAAGCTGGAACAAAATTGAGTGTTATTGTCAATAATGATTTGTATGCATTAGATCCTTCAAGCTCTCTCAACTCTGCGAAGATAAAGGTATACGACGAAGAAGGTGATACTTGGAAAGTGGTTGCGGGAGATGTTCCTATTCATGATTTGGCTGATTCAGAATCTCCTTATCTTTTAGCTAGTTTACTTGGAAAACTCCATGTGATTACTAAAGATGCCAATCACAATATTGCAGTCTTGCAAGCTGGCATGAAAAATAATTTAGCTTCCTCTCAGTCGATGTCGTCATCATCTGATAGTAGCTCATTCGGCGAACTTGCTGAATCATCAGCAGAATCAGAGACAGAACTTTGGAGGGTTTTTGCTTCTAGGAGTGATAGATCTGCTGAGCTAGTTAGCTGTCAATCCCTTAAAGTTTAATTTTTCAGAGCTAAAATTATCGTGGTTCCGAGATCATTATGCCTGTAGTAGCTGGTATCATTGCAGACAACCCACAATGTTCGTTTCATTGCGGACAACCCACAATGTTAAcaacaatttcaaattttaaatggTGAGCGGTCCAGTCTCACTGCATCATTGATCCATAAGATGTAATTTCACATTAGCTGTGTATATTAGCTCATACACAGACAACTCAAAATTTTACAAATTAAGTATATCAAAATGTACATCGATTATGAATGTTTTTCGAAACATTTCTTACATTTTACATTGTGTATATCTTTATAGGATTACATTTTGTCTTGTTACTCTTGCACCAATGTAGCAGATACTATCTTTATTGAATGGATTTTCAATTTAATATGTTATGTTATCTGTTTTATTTGCTCATTTTCTCCTTATACATTGCTCATTTCTTACTCAACTAACATTAGCTAGTCAATATCAATCTCCCTAGATTACCACTCACCCTGATATTTGTTCTGTAACTTTCTGTTGTGACAATGAAGGATTTAGTTCACATATTTGTTGCACTACAAATACACAATATATTATAAATAGAACTTGAAACTACATTTTGCAGAAGTAGTGAAGCCTCATAGtagttattttgctttattttatgAATAGATTATGAAACTAACAGAAGTAAAAGCATTAGAAACCCTCCTAGTAGAGAAGATATTTGAGTCTCTCCGATGCTTCGATGACAGACTCTCTCTGGCCAAAAGCACTAATTCTTATATACCCTTCACCACCTGGACCAAAACCACTGCCTGGAACTGTAATTATGTGTGTATTCTCAAGAATTTCATCAAAGACATCCCAAGATTTTAAGCCAGGAAAACGGACCCAAACATAGGGTGCATTTTTACCTCCGTAAACCGTCAGACCAAGAGAGGTCAAAGCATTGACCAGTATTCTTGCATTCTCCATGTAGTAGTCAATAAGGGACTTCACAGCCTGAGATGAGAAATTTTCCAAATCATTATCTATTTGAAAACAATCACACAATGACAGAACGATTTCATAGAGTTCAAGGTAGTGaattaagatacaatattttgcACTAGTCTAGGAACTGAACTTGAAATGAAGCACAAATAGGAATGTTGACAAGTTATACAGGTTCTTAGTTAGGGAGCTAGAATCTTACTTTAAGACCCTCTGGTGAAAGGCATGCTAGTCCCCCGGCCTGAGATATGTTAGATGCTCCATTGAAACAGGTACACACGATGCGGTTGAAATCGTGCAAAACAGGGAAGCCGTTTGAATATAACAATTCTTCGGGGACTACTGTCCAACCAAGTCGGACACCTGTAAAGCCGGCAAATTTTGAGAAGGACGACACTTCAATTGCAACCTGAAAGCATGAAACTAAGAAGATCAAGATTACCATTGTAGAGTTGAGAACAGTGCAtgctaaaaacaaaacaaatgccATGCAAAAACATACCTCTTTGGCTCCGGGAATTTCAAAGATTGATTTAGGACTATCATCAGTGATATAAGCAGAATATGCAGAGTCATAGATAATAATCGATCCATTAACTTTCGCAAAATCCACAAGTTGCTGCAACTGTTTCCTTGTTGCTGCATGACCAGTAGGATTGTTTGGAGAACAGAAGAAAATAAGCTGTGTCCTCGAAGTTCTATGCAGA encodes:
- the LOC131645111 gene encoding F-box/kelch-repeat protein At1g22040-like → MGNVLGANNTKARGSVLPSEVLPGEACKRQRLLSTSYEDNPRLIPSLPDEISVQILARVPRICYLNLKSVSRAWKAALASSDVFCLRKELGTEEEWLYVLTKANDERLLWYALDPISGRWQRLPPMPNVFVEDEGKKGLAALPRRMWSMLGSSVRIADVFMNWLRRRDALDRMPFCGCSIGAVGGCIYALGGFSKASAMNSVWRYDPVKNGWTEVSPMLVGRAYSKTGILKGKLYVVGGVTRGRGGLNPLQSAEVYDPNTGIWSQLPNMPFTKAQVLPTAFLADLLKPIATGMTSYRGRLFVPQSLYCWPFFVDVGGEVYDPDINSWVEMPVGMGDGWPARQAGTKLSVIVNNDLYALDPSSSLNSAKIKVYDEEGDTWKVVAGDVPIHDLADSESPYLLASLLGKLHVITKDANHNIAVLQAGMKNNLASSQSMSSSSDSSSFGELAESSAESETELWRVFASRSDRSAELVSCQSLKV
- the LOC131645112 gene encoding aminotransferase ALD1, chloroplastic; this encodes MYKTSNLSSVFSPNSLQPRMLVNRFSCTLKNQTVKIGHCTKVPRNVNMEKLQHGYLFPEIERHELLHLKKYPNANVIDLGIGDTTEPLPTLVTSSMVDFVRGLSTAEGYKGYGPEQGEKALRKAIAHRVYKDLGIKPSEVFVSDGAQCDISRLQLLMGPNLKIAVQDPSFPAYIDSSVIIGHAGKFVDRIGKYENIEYMTCGPQTDFFPDLHRTSRTQLIFFCSPNNPTGHAATRKQLQQLVDFAKVNGSIIIYDSAYSAYITDDSPKSIFEIPGAKEVAIEVSSFSKFAGFTGVRLGWTVVPEELLYSNGFPVLHDFNRIVCTCFNGASNISQAGGLACLSPEGLKAVKSLIDYYMENARILVNALTSLGLTVYGGKNAPYVWVRFPGLKSWDVFDEILENTHIITVPGSGFGPGGEGYIRISAFGQRESVIEASERLKYLLY